The following proteins come from a genomic window of Streptococcus pneumoniae:
- the rpmJ gene encoding 50S ribosomal protein L36, whose protein sequence is MKVRPSVKPICEYCKVIRRNGRVMVICPANPKHKQRQG, encoded by the coding sequence ATGAAAGTAAGACCATCGGTCAAACCAATTTGCGAATACTGTAAAGTTATTCGTCGTAATGGTCGTGTTATGGTAATTTGCCCAGCAAATCCAAAACACAAACAACGTCAAGGATAA
- the infA gene encoding translation initiation factor IF-1 — translation MAKDDVIEVEGKVVDTMPNAMFTVELENGHQILATVSGKIRKNYIRILAGDRVTVEMSPYDLTRGRITYRFK, via the coding sequence GTGGCAAAAGACGATGTGATTGAAGTTGAAGGCAAAGTAGTTGATACAATGCCGAATGCAATGTTTACGGTTGAACTTGAAAATGGACATCAGATTTTAGCAACAGTTTCTGGTAAAATTCGTAAAAACTATATTCGTATTTTAGCGGGAGATCGTGTTACTGTCGAAATGAGTCCATATGACTTGACACGTGGACGTATCACTTACCGCTTTAAATAA
- a CDS encoding adenylate kinase: protein MNLLIMGLPGAGKGTQAAKIVEQFHVAHISTGDMFRAAMANQTEMGVLAKSYIDKGELVPDEVTNGIVKERLSQDDIKETGFLLDGYPRTIEQAHALDKTLAELGIELEGIINIEVNPDSLLERLSGRIIHRVTGETFHKVFNPPVDYKEEDYYQREDDKPETVKRRLDVNIAQGEPIIAHYRAKGLVHDIEGNQDINDVFSDIEKVLTNLK, encoded by the coding sequence AGAACAATTCCATGTTGCACATATCTCAACAGGTGATATGTTCCGCGCTGCAATGGCAAATCAAACTGAAATGGGTGTTCTTGCTAAGTCATATATTGACAAGGGTGAATTGGTTCCTGACGAAGTTACAAATGGAATCGTAAAAGAACGCCTTTCACAAGATGATATTAAAGAAACAGGATTCTTATTGGATGGTTACCCACGTACAATTGAACAAGCTCATGCCTTGGACAAAACATTGGCTGAACTTGGCATTGAACTAGAAGGTATTATCAATATTGAAGTGAACCCTGACAGCCTCTTGGAACGTTTGAGTGGCCGTATCATCCACCGCGTAACTGGAGAAACTTTCCACAAGGTCTTTAACCCACCAGTTGACTATAAAGAAGAAGATTACTACCAACGTGAAGATGATAAGCCTGAGACAGTAAAACGTCGTTTGGATGTTAATATTGCTCAAGGAGAACCAATCATTGCTCACTACCGTGCCAAAGGTTTGGTTCATGACATCGAAGGTAATCAAGATATCAATGATGTCTTCTCAGATATTGAAAAAGTATTGACAAATTTGAAATAA